A genomic stretch from Brevinematales bacterium includes:
- a CDS encoding Do family serine endopeptidase — MKRFFLKFMKNWFVLNLILTGFLFGVILSFSFLGVSCGGSQSGFLSFASSVDLSKLPEEYKYAYAVQKVLNEVAQKVSPVVVNIKSEDVIEYTYRDPFNFFFDDELLRRFFDLPETPKERKYRKVIPSLGSGFIISKDGYILSNLHVIRPAGKIAKNIIVTILSSGKEYKARVIGYDEETDIALLKIDPREDLPVAILGDSDKVKVGDFAIAVGNPFGLNGTFTFGTISAVNRDIQGNVFSKYIQTDAPINPGNSGGPLVNIFGEVIGINTMIISPNQLTGTAGNVGIGLAIPINTAKRVIKQLIDKGKVERGYIGVSISELDEETRKQLNLPSDVGVLVSRVEPGSPAEREGIKQGDIIVEVDGKKISKFDDLLDNIASKSPGEIAKVKVFRDGKYIDFNLKVTARPSSDELAKRYEEGDSNQSTQKEYKGVIVSNNPNGNGVVVIDVKEDSSFSGILQKGDVIIEINNQKIDNISDFEKFSRNNQNQKRFLIKFYRNGMLMIRGFSIK; from the coding sequence ATGAAGCGATTTTTTTTAAAATTTATGAAGAATTGGTTTGTGTTAAATCTTATCTTGACGGGATTTTTATTTGGTGTTATACTTTCGTTTAGTTTTTTAGGAGTGAGTTGTGGTGGATCGCAATCAGGCTTTTTGTCTTTTGCTAGCAGTGTTGATTTATCTAAGCTTCCTGAAGAGTACAAATATGCTTATGCTGTTCAAAAAGTTCTTAATGAGGTTGCACAAAAAGTGTCTCCCGTTGTAGTAAACATAAAGAGTGAAGATGTTATTGAATATACATACCGAGATCCATTTAACTTTTTCTTTGATGATGAACTTTTGAGGAGATTTTTTGATTTACCTGAAACTCCTAAAGAGAGAAAGTATAGAAAGGTTATACCTAGTCTGGGTTCTGGATTTATAATATCAAAAGATGGTTACATACTTAGCAATTTGCATGTGATAAGACCTGCCGGTAAGATAGCAAAAAATATTATAGTAACCATACTTAGTTCAGGGAAAGAGTATAAAGCGCGAGTTATCGGTTATGATGAAGAAACGGATATAGCGTTGCTAAAAATAGATCCTAGAGAAGATCTACCTGTAGCAATACTAGGTGATTCTGATAAGGTTAAAGTTGGTGATTTTGCTATCGCTGTAGGTAATCCTTTTGGTTTGAATGGTACTTTTACATTTGGAACGATAAGTGCGGTTAACAGGGATATTCAGGGTAATGTGTTTTCCAAGTATATTCAAACAGATGCTCCAATAAATCCAGGTAATAGTGGAGGACCTTTAGTTAATATATTTGGAGAGGTTATTGGTATAAATACTATGATAATATCACCTAATCAGCTTACAGGTACTGCAGGTAATGTTGGTATTGGGCTTGCAATACCTATAAATACTGCTAAAAGAGTTATAAAACAACTTATAGACAAGGGTAAGGTTGAAAGAGGTTATATAGGGGTTAGTATATCGGAACTAGATGAAGAAACTAGGAAGCAACTAAATCTACCAAGTGATGTAGGAGTACTTGTAAGTAGAGTTGAGCCTGGAAGTCCTGCTGAAAGAGAAGGTATAAAACAGGGTGATATAATAGTTGAAGTCGATGGTAAGAAAATCTCAAAATTTGACGATTTGCTTGATAATATTGCTTCGAAATCTCCGGGAGAAATTGCTAAAGTTAAAGTCTTCAGGGATGGGAAGTATATAGATTTTAACTTAAAGGTTACTGCAAGACCGAGTTCTGATGAACTTGCAAAAAGATATGAGGAAGGAGATTCAAATCAATCGACACAGAAAGAGTATAAAGGCGTAATTGTTAGTAATAATCCAAATGGTAATGGAGTAGTTGTTATTGATGTTAAAGAGGATAGTAGTTTTAGCGGAATACTCCAGAAAGGAGATGTAATCATAGAAATAAATAATCAGAAAATAGATAACATAAGTGATTTTGAGAAATTTTCAAGAAATAATCAGAATCAGAAAAGATTCCTTATCAAATTTTATAGAAACGGTATGTTGATGATAAGAGGTTTTTCAATTAAATAG
- a CDS encoding transketolase family protein — protein MIEIQPKPTRDGFGEELVKLGYENEKIIVLSADLEDSTRAEYFKFKFPDRFYNTGIAEQNMVGIAAGLAKEGFITFATSFAVFLTNRAYDFIRISICYNNLNVKLVASHVGVTVGEDGATAQSLEDVAIMAVLPNMRVLCPVDYIEAKKITRYVANEFGPFYVRLSRAPYPVLTSENDTFEFGKGRVFVDGEDLTIISYGITVSESIKASEELKKEGISARVVNLSTLKPLDEEVILKSAEETGAILVVEEHQVINGLGSMIARVLASKKPVPMEFVAVNDVFGVSGKPYELLEHFGLDYKHIKNAAINLMKRKKSSLLV, from the coding sequence ATGATTGAAATTCAGCCTAAACCTACTAGAGATGGATTTGGTGAAGAGCTTGTAAAGTTAGGGTATGAAAATGAAAAAATAATAGTTTTATCAGCAGATCTTGAAGATTCAACTAGAGCAGAGTATTTCAAGTTCAAGTTTCCAGATAGATTCTATAATACTGGTATAGCAGAGCAGAATATGGTAGGTATAGCGGCAGGTCTAGCAAAAGAAGGATTTATAACTTTCGCTACATCATTTGCGGTTTTTCTAACAAATAGAGCGTATGATTTTATAAGAATCTCTATTTGTTACAATAACCTGAATGTTAAGCTCGTTGCGTCTCATGTGGGTGTTACAGTAGGAGAAGATGGTGCTACAGCACAATCTTTAGAGGATGTTGCGATAATGGCAGTGTTACCTAATATGAGAGTGTTGTGCCCTGTTGATTATATAGAGGCTAAAAAGATAACTAGATATGTTGCTAATGAGTTTGGTCCATTCTATGTAAGGTTGAGTAGAGCTCCCTATCCTGTTTTAACTTCTGAGAATGATACTTTCGAGTTTGGTAAGGGTAGGGTTTTTGTTGATGGAGAAGATCTAACTATTATATCTTACGGAATAACCGTTTCTGAAAGTATAAAAGCTTCAGAGGAGCTTAAGAAAGAAGGAATATCTGCAAGAGTTGTAAACTTAAGTACACTAAAGCCTCTTGATGAAGAAGTTATATTAAAGTCTGCAGAGGAAACAGGAGCAATACTTGTCGTAGAGGAGCACCAAGTAATAAATGGACTTGGTAGTATGATTGCAAGAGTACTAGCTTCAAAAAAACCTGTACCTATGGAATTTGTGGCAGTTAATGATGTATTTGGTGTATCCGGGAAACCTTATGAGTTATTGGAACATTTCGGACTTGACTATAAGCATATAAAAAATGCAGCAATCAATCTAATGAAAAGGAAAAAATCTTCACTTTTGGTATGA
- a CDS encoding transketolase, whose amino-acid sequence MVGQKLDVEKLKQTAREVREKILIMTHEVNSGHPGGSMSLVEIMLSLYFYKLKYDPKNPDWDDRDRVIISKGHATPVVYLTLAKAGFFKEEDLMKGFRRFGHIFQGHVCVDVPGIEFNTGSLGQGLSAGIGMALGARYKKKDYSVYVILGDGEVQEGSIWEAAMFASHHRIENLCAIIDYNKVQENGFVNDILSIEPLKDRWESFGWNYIEIDGHNFNEIFDALDAFTSSRGSGKPTIIVANTVKGKGVSFMEYKHTFHGRAPNKEELDNALKELKGGNDD is encoded by the coding sequence ATGGTTGGACAAAAGTTAGATGTTGAGAAGTTGAAACAAACAGCCAGAGAAGTGAGAGAGAAAATTCTTATTATGACTCATGAAGTGAATAGTGGTCATCCTGGTGGATCAATGTCGTTGGTTGAGATTATGTTATCATTATACTTTTATAAGTTGAAATATGATCCTAAAAATCCTGATTGGGATGACAGGGATAGGGTCATAATTTCTAAAGGACATGCTACTCCTGTAGTTTATCTTACCTTAGCCAAAGCTGGTTTCTTCAAAGAAGAAGATTTGATGAAAGGTTTTAGAAGATTTGGACATATTTTTCAAGGACATGTTTGTGTAGATGTGCCAGGGATAGAATTCAATACTGGTTCTTTGGGGCAAGGATTATCTGCGGGTATAGGAATGGCTTTAGGTGCTAGGTATAAAAAGAAGGATTATAGTGTTTATGTTATTTTAGGAGATGGTGAGGTGCAAGAAGGTAGTATATGGGAAGCAGCTATGTTTGCATCTCATCACAGAATTGAGAATCTTTGTGCTATTATTGACTATAACAAGGTACAAGAAAATGGTTTTGTTAACGATATCTTGAGTATAGAACCTCTAAAGGATAGATGGGAATCCTTCGGATGGAACTACATAGAAATAGATGGCCATAATTTCAATGAGATATTTGATGCTTTAGATGCTTTTACTTCAAGTAGGGGTAGTGGCAAACCTACAATAATAGTAGCAAACACTGTGAAAGGTAAGGGGGTATCCTTTATGGAATACAAACATACTTTTCATGGTAGGGCTCCTAATAAGGAGGAATTGGATAATGCATTAAAAGAGCTTAAGGGAGGAAACGATGATTGA
- the pnp gene encoding polyribonucleotide nucleotidyltransferase: MNGLKVFSREIGGKKFVVETGHIAKQSDSAVLVRYGDVVVLSTVNYGDKVQDVDFVPLTVNYVEKFYASGKIPGGFVKRESKFSDKEILISRLIDRPIRPLFPRGFINEVQVITMVLSADQINPSDVVAIFASSIALMISSLPFRGPVGGVRVGYINGNYILNPTFAQIDESLIDIIVAGTERGITMIEGGTKGVNEEEMYGALEFANRYIIELIDFQKEIAKQIGKEKIQIEQRELPKEVFDIIWKYEKQMKEAMNVQDKKTRESNMDEIVNSIRNDIIQNLGEEANNINWNDVTFYIEEMERDILRRQVLEEGIRIDGRKPKEIRPIWCELGVLPRTHGSAIFTRGQTQSLGITTLGSASDVQFIDDIEEEGFKRFMLHYNFPPFSTGEVKKLGPVSRREIGHGHLAERAIEAVLPPEDKFPYTIRVVSEILESNGSSSMATVCSASLSLIDAGVPISDLVAGIAMGIVLDEKTGKYDLIVDIQGLEDKFGDMDFKVAGTRDKITAFQMDLKIEGLPLPILKEALYIAKEARNKILDIMEEKVKGKELKISDHAPRIKFIKTDPDKLADVIGPGGKVIKKIIQDTGVKIDISPEGKITISSKPGEGDIEKAYNIIKNIIEGVKVGDIVTGPITRIEDYGVFIEVMPGKEGMIHVSKLFRSRVKDIREYLSIGDTITAKVISIDNLGRIALSRIDAEKEIIDKSISTQRKQ, encoded by the coding sequence ATGAATGGTTTAAAAGTTTTTAGTAGAGAGATAGGTGGCAAAAAGTTTGTAGTTGAAACAGGGCATATTGCAAAGCAATCTGATTCTGCTGTACTAGTTAGATATGGAGATGTAGTTGTTTTATCAACAGTAAATTACGGTGATAAAGTTCAAGATGTAGATTTCGTACCCTTAACTGTAAATTATGTTGAGAAATTCTATGCATCTGGTAAGATACCAGGAGGTTTCGTTAAAAGAGAAAGTAAATTTTCTGACAAAGAGATCCTAATATCAAGGCTTATAGATAGACCTATAAGACCACTTTTTCCCAGAGGATTTATAAACGAAGTTCAAGTAATAACAATGGTACTATCAGCAGATCAGATAAATCCTTCGGATGTAGTAGCCATTTTTGCTTCTTCAATAGCGCTTATGATTTCATCCCTACCGTTTAGGGGACCTGTTGGAGGAGTAAGAGTTGGATATATAAATGGAAATTACATTTTGAATCCTACCTTCGCACAAATAGACGAATCACTTATAGACATAATAGTAGCAGGAACAGAGCGCGGTATCACAATGATAGAAGGGGGTACCAAAGGAGTAAATGAGGAAGAAATGTACGGAGCACTAGAATTTGCGAATAGATATATAATAGAACTAATAGATTTCCAAAAAGAAATAGCAAAACAAATAGGAAAAGAGAAAATTCAAATAGAACAAAGAGAACTTCCAAAAGAAGTTTTTGACATAATATGGAAGTACGAAAAACAGATGAAAGAAGCAATGAATGTCCAGGACAAAAAAACAAGAGAAAGCAATATGGATGAAATCGTAAATTCAATAAGAAACGATATAATCCAAAATTTAGGTGAAGAAGCAAACAACATAAATTGGAATGATGTAACATTTTACATAGAAGAGATGGAAAGAGATATACTAAGAAGACAAGTTTTGGAAGAAGGTATAAGGATAGATGGAAGAAAACCAAAAGAAATAAGACCAATATGGTGCGAACTTGGAGTACTTCCCAGAACACATGGATCTGCAATTTTCACTAGAGGACAAACGCAAAGTTTAGGTATAACAACACTCGGTAGTGCCAGTGATGTACAATTCATAGATGATATCGAAGAAGAAGGATTTAAAAGATTTATGTTACATTATAACTTTCCACCTTTCTCTACTGGAGAAGTCAAAAAGCTAGGCCCTGTATCCAGAAGAGAAATAGGACATGGGCATCTTGCAGAAAGAGCAATTGAAGCAGTTTTACCACCCGAAGATAAGTTTCCATATACAATAAGAGTAGTTTCAGAAATACTTGAATCAAACGGTTCTTCATCTATGGCAACGGTATGCAGTGCTTCACTTTCGCTCATAGATGCTGGAGTACCAATATCTGATCTGGTAGCAGGTATAGCAATGGGTATAGTGCTTGATGAAAAAACAGGTAAATACGACCTGATAGTCGATATACAAGGACTCGAAGATAAGTTTGGTGACATGGACTTCAAAGTAGCAGGTACTAGAGATAAAATAACAGCATTCCAAATGGATCTCAAAATTGAAGGATTACCTCTACCCATCCTAAAAGAAGCACTCTATATAGCAAAAGAAGCAAGGAATAAAATACTTGATATAATGGAAGAAAAAGTAAAAGGAAAAGAGCTAAAAATATCAGATCACGCACCTAGAATAAAATTTATAAAAACTGATCCTGACAAATTAGCAGATGTAATAGGCCCCGGTGGTAAAGTAATAAAGAAGATAATACAAGACACCGGAGTTAAAATCGATATATCACCTGAAGGCAAAATAACAATATCTTCAAAACCAGGAGAGGGAGATATAGAAAAAGCTTACAACATAATAAAAAATATAATTGAAGGTGTAAAAGTAGGAGATATTGTCACAGGTCCTATAACTAGGATTGAAGATTACGGCGTATTTATCGAAGTTATGCCTGGAAAGGAAGGTATGATCCACGTATCAAAACTATTTAGATCTAGAGTAAAAGATATAAGAGAATACTTGAGC